A DNA window from Paenibacillus sp. HWE-109 contains the following coding sequences:
- a CDS encoding aldolase catalytic domain-containing protein, with translation MGKQHQHKILDCTIRDGGLVNDWDFSVEFVQDMYRGLSAAGVEYMEIGYKNSEKLLKGGASGPWRFLNEDFLRDVITKKTDTKLSALVDIGRVDEKDILPREDSLLDLIRVACYIKDVDKGLELVQKFNDMGYETSLNIMALSHVMENELVEAFEEINKSPVDVVYIVDSYGSMDHKDIDYLVTKFQRLLPEKELGLHMHNNMQLAFANTIAGAAKGVSFLDSSVYGMGRAAGNCTTELLLSYLKGARYDIRPVLEIIEKHMITMRQKWDWGYLIPYMIVGALDEHPRTAMALLNSKERNNFVDFYDRLTSVETAPAIHKD, from the coding sequence ATGGGTAAGCAACATCAACACAAGATATTGGATTGTACGATTCGGGACGGCGGTTTGGTAAACGATTGGGATTTTAGCGTGGAATTTGTCCAAGACATGTATCGCGGGTTAAGTGCAGCCGGCGTAGAATATATGGAAATTGGTTACAAAAACTCGGAAAAATTGCTGAAAGGCGGAGCTTCCGGTCCATGGAGATTCTTGAATGAAGACTTCTTGCGCGATGTCATTACCAAAAAAACCGATACGAAACTATCTGCTCTCGTAGATATCGGCCGTGTCGATGAGAAGGACATTCTGCCTCGTGAAGACAGCTTGCTTGACCTGATCCGCGTTGCTTGTTACATCAAAGATGTAGATAAAGGCCTTGAGCTTGTCCAAAAATTCAATGACATGGGCTACGAAACGTCCCTGAACATCATGGCGCTTTCGCATGTAATGGAAAACGAGCTTGTTGAAGCTTTCGAAGAAATTAACAAAAGTCCAGTTGACGTTGTCTACATCGTAGATTCTTACGGCAGCATGGATCACAAGGATATCGATTACTTGGTTACGAAGTTCCAACGTTTGCTTCCAGAGAAAGAGCTTGGCTTGCATATGCACAACAATATGCAGCTTGCTTTCGCTAACACGATTGCCGGCGCTGCCAAAGGCGTATCCTTCCTTGACTCTTCCGTATACGGAATGGGCCGCGCTGCAGGAAACTGTACGACTGAGCTGCTGCTCAGCTACCTCAAAGGCGCACGTTACGACATTCGTCCGGTTCTTGAAATTATCGAGAAACATATGATTACGATGCGTCAAAAATGGGATTGGGGCTACCTCATTCCATACATGATCGTAGGTGCGCTTGATGAGCATCCACGTACGGCAATGGCGTTATTGAACTCCAAGGAAAGAAATAACTTTGTAGATTTCTATGATCGTTTGACTTCCGTGGAAACAGCACCTGCTATTCACAAAGACTAA
- a CDS encoding response regulator transcription factor — MAGETILVVDDEQEIVQLIQLYLAREGYKVISTNNGQDVFEIVKEHRPDLIILDILLPGLDGIEVCRQLRKTSNTPILFISCKSEDIDIILGLSMGGDDYMTKPFSPSQLVARVKAHLRRYSIRDQHKDDPQLVKFPGLEIDLVSHIVRVNGQTISLSAKEFDLLSVMAKTPNRVYKIEHLFELIWSLDSMGDPRTLIVHISNLRKKIESNPAEPRYIITVRGVGYKFNGSAV; from the coding sequence ATGGCAGGAGAAACTATTTTAGTCGTTGATGACGAGCAAGAAATTGTCCAACTCATTCAACTCTACTTAGCTAGAGAAGGATATAAAGTGATAAGCACCAATAATGGACAAGATGTCTTTGAGATCGTGAAAGAACACAGGCCGGATCTAATTATTTTGGATATTCTGCTGCCAGGACTAGATGGTATTGAAGTATGCCGCCAACTGCGCAAAACAAGCAATACTCCGATCCTGTTCATCTCGTGCAAAAGCGAGGACATCGATATTATTCTAGGACTCAGCATGGGCGGCGATGACTACATGACCAAGCCCTTCAGTCCTAGTCAACTGGTTGCGAGAGTCAAAGCCCATTTACGTCGGTACTCCATTCGAGATCAACACAAAGATGACCCGCAGCTGGTGAAATTCCCAGGCCTTGAAATCGATTTGGTCAGCCACATCGTCCGGGTAAATGGTCAAACCATTTCCCTATCTGCCAAAGAGTTCGATCTGTTGTCTGTCATGGCTAAGACACCAAATCGTGTTTACAAAATTGAACATTTGTTTGAACTAATATGGAGCTTGGACAGTATGGGCGATCCACGAACGCTTATTGTGCATATCAGCAATCTACGCAAAAAAATTGAATCCAACCCGGCTGAGCCTCGTTATATTATCACGGTTCGCGGTGTTGGCTACAAATTCAACGGCTCTGCCGTTTAG
- a CDS encoding spore germination protein GerPB codes for MNWCIHQTIMIQHLKVSSVSNSSVLQIGTAGSIRSLSNLYNTGGYVEPTPELGASPTNPVSLVPLPAPT; via the coding sequence ATGAACTGGTGCATTCATCAAACCATCATGATTCAACATTTAAAGGTGAGCTCTGTGTCCAATTCCTCGGTGTTGCAGATTGGTACGGCTGGATCGATCCGTTCCTTGTCCAATTTATATAACACAGGCGGTTATGTTGAACCAACACCAGAACTGGGCGCATCCCCTACGAATCCCGTGTCTCTCGTCCCCTTGCCAGCCCCAACTTGA
- a CDS encoding glycosyl hydrolase family 18 protein, translating into MRKSRKSWRKVVVALATAGLVAMATTTEAPVTQAQTSSAKGTFAMSYLYFGAPNSYTSQVDKSGQTLDVVSPSYFHIQTDGSLQIDDSFQATFVTDMHQRGKRVVPFLSNDFDQVLGEKAIVNRETLVNQIVQFITTNQLDGINMDIENVGAEYRDQYTDLVKMLRAKLPSSAEVSVAVAANPTGATTSWIALYDYTALAAVSDYLMVMAYDESYPGDATPGPVASLPFVEKSIQYAIKMAPADKIVLGLPFYGRYWNQDPAANGAGISSQMIKNLLDTYKGTVRYDAASQSPVATFSISSTDAAISAYGNKLGPGDYTVWYENEQSLKEKLKLVSKYHLKGTGSWSLNQETSDTWDYYSLWSDGFYFTDVQKHWAKADVLAAANLGWMLGVAADRFAPDAALTRAEAATIIVRALGLTGEAAAGSASFRDVPATHWAWQSIRLAKLSGLIQGISDDRFAPDQIITREQMSVLLSRALGLTSQAGGGAAAQVFADVPAGSWSAGAIAAMSSNGLVDGYANGTFRPSASLTRGEMAALLSRAQPLLAK; encoded by the coding sequence ATGAGAAAATCCAGAAAATCATGGCGCAAAGTCGTGGTTGCTCTGGCAACTGCGGGATTAGTAGCGATGGCTACGACGACTGAAGCTCCTGTGACACAGGCCCAGACAAGTTCAGCTAAAGGCACCTTTGCTATGTCTTATCTTTACTTTGGGGCACCCAATTCGTATACGTCTCAGGTGGATAAAAGCGGTCAAACACTTGATGTCGTTTCGCCGAGCTATTTTCATATCCAAACAGACGGCAGTTTGCAAATCGATGATTCATTCCAAGCGACTTTCGTAACGGATATGCACCAAAGAGGGAAGCGGGTTGTTCCTTTTTTGAGCAATGATTTTGATCAGGTGCTTGGGGAGAAAGCCATTGTTAACCGCGAAACTTTGGTGAATCAAATTGTTCAATTCATCACAACGAATCAACTGGATGGCATTAATATGGACATCGAGAATGTTGGAGCGGAATACCGGGATCAATATACAGATTTGGTTAAAATGCTGCGAGCAAAGCTCCCGAGTTCAGCTGAGGTTTCGGTGGCTGTAGCCGCGAATCCAACAGGCGCAACGACAAGCTGGATTGCTTTATATGATTACACGGCATTGGCTGCCGTTAGCGATTATTTGATGGTGATGGCGTATGATGAAAGCTATCCCGGCGATGCGACACCAGGTCCAGTAGCTAGCTTGCCCTTTGTCGAAAAATCCATTCAATATGCGATTAAGATGGCCCCTGCCGATAAAATTGTGCTGGGTCTGCCATTCTACGGAAGGTACTGGAATCAAGATCCCGCAGCTAATGGCGCGGGTATTTCCTCACAAATGATAAAGAATCTCTTGGACACATATAAAGGAACTGTGCGATATGATGCAGCAAGCCAATCGCCTGTGGCTACATTCTCAATCTCCTCGACAGACGCAGCAATCAGCGCGTATGGCAATAAGCTGGGCCCTGGCGATTACACGGTATGGTATGAGAACGAACAGTCCTTGAAGGAGAAGCTCAAGCTGGTTAGCAAATACCATCTCAAGGGGACAGGCAGCTGGAGTCTGAATCAGGAAACTTCCGATACGTGGGATTATTATAGCCTTTGGTCAGATGGATTTTACTTCACCGACGTGCAGAAGCATTGGGCAAAAGCGGATGTGCTTGCCGCGGCGAACCTTGGTTGGATGCTCGGCGTAGCCGCCGACCGGTTCGCGCCGGACGCGGCGCTCACGCGGGCTGAAGCGGCGACGATTATCGTACGCGCGCTGGGTTTAACGGGCGAGGCGGCTGCAGGCAGCGCCTCGTTCCGTGATGTGCCTGCCACCCACTGGGCGTGGCAGTCGATCCGGCTTGCGAAGCTGAGTGGGCTGATCCAAGGGATCAGCGACGATCGCTTTGCGCCGGATCAGATCATAACGCGGGAGCAGATGAGTGTGCTGCTCTCCCGCGCTTTGGGCTTGACCTCGCAGGCCGGTGGCGGCGCCGCTGCGCAGGTGTTCGCTGACGTGCCGGCTGGCAGCTGGTCGGCGGGGGCCATTGCTGCGATGAGCAGCAATGGCCTTGTCGACGGCTACGCGAACGGCACGTTCCGCCCGAGCGCGTCGCTGACGCGCGGGGAGATGGCGGCGCTGCTCAGCCGCGCCCAACCGCTGCTCGCGAAATGA
- a CDS encoding Hsp20/alpha crystallin family protein — translation MSGFNRHPWLKWEQVEKFLGQKLPFGENGQTFLDNMTWVEGYVQDMLKKAMPGAEASLSSHHPAGTEIFETHEHVIIKVKIAKEEDPRALQVFVKSNQIKLTGFLSDKSRILKLPTLVLPRTARVSYKQRLLQIKVRKRGLKESYVEAYIRY, via the coding sequence TTGAGCGGGTTTAATCGCCATCCTTGGCTGAAGTGGGAACAGGTCGAAAAGTTCCTTGGACAAAAGCTGCCTTTCGGTGAAAATGGGCAGACCTTTCTAGATAATATGACGTGGGTTGAGGGATATGTACAGGACATGCTGAAAAAAGCGATGCCAGGCGCAGAAGCGAGCCTTTCCTCGCATCATCCGGCGGGTACGGAAATCTTTGAGACGCATGAGCACGTCATTATTAAGGTGAAAATTGCCAAAGAGGAAGATCCAAGAGCGCTTCAGGTGTTCGTCAAATCGAATCAAATCAAGCTGACGGGCTTTCTAAGCGACAAAAGTCGAATTCTTAAACTTCCCACTCTTGTGCTTCCAAGAACGGCCAGGGTGAGCTACAAACAGCGTCTGCTGCAGATTAAGGTGCGTAAGCGAGGTTTGAAAGAAAGTTATGTTGAAGCGTATATTAGATATTAG
- a CDS encoding GGDEF domain-containing protein gives MSHKADLDLAALPWFQKDACVRQFIEQAWDLFCTFDVHGNLTYASKSFTQVIGFIPQDFGQVVDFIDSEYRMDLYKMFIKTLQSSSSNKLEFRAKSAKETDIWLDCQAIPIRNETGEWVEISFVLNDITLRKKQESRLVAMAFHDTLTGLPNRRLFKDHLQQMIAEVKRTNRSFALLYLDIDDFKAINDTMGHDVGDAFLQTFAQRIQGCLREVDMFARMGGDEFTILLPAVDCEEHVESVAQRIVQCVDQPWEVLDQYFKATVSMGITLYHKGITDSAKMMKEVDIALYQVKGKGRNHYQFYHSP, from the coding sequence ATGAGTCATAAGGCTGATTTGGATCTTGCTGCACTTCCATGGTTTCAGAAAGATGCTTGTGTACGTCAATTCATCGAGCAAGCGTGGGACCTGTTTTGCACATTCGATGTTCATGGGAATTTGACTTATGCATCGAAGAGTTTTACGCAGGTGATCGGATTTATTCCTCAGGATTTTGGACAAGTTGTGGATTTTATCGATTCGGAATACCGTATGGATTTATATAAAATGTTTATTAAAACCTTGCAATCCAGCAGCAGCAATAAGCTCGAATTCCGGGCCAAAAGTGCCAAGGAAACCGATATTTGGTTAGACTGCCAGGCGATTCCGATTAGGAACGAGACGGGTGAGTGGGTCGAAATTTCATTCGTACTTAATGATATAACGCTCCGCAAGAAACAGGAGAGCCGACTTGTCGCGATGGCTTTCCACGATACGCTGACAGGCTTGCCTAATCGAAGGTTATTCAAAGATCATCTGCAGCAAATGATTGCCGAAGTGAAAAGGACGAATCGATCGTTTGCTCTTTTATATTTGGATATCGATGATTTTAAGGCTATTAATGATACGATGGGGCACGATGTCGGGGATGCTTTCTTGCAGACGTTCGCTCAGCGAATTCAGGGATGTCTTCGTGAGGTCGATATGTTTGCCCGTATGGGAGGCGATGAGTTTACCATTTTGCTGCCGGCTGTGGATTGCGAAGAGCATGTAGAAAGTGTAGCTCAGCGGATCGTTCAATGCGTGGATCAACCTTGGGAAGTTCTCGATCAGTATTTTAAAGCAACAGTGAGCATGGGGATAACTTTGTACCATAAGGGGATCACGGATTCAGCCAAAATGATGAAGGAAGTTGACATTGCGCTGTATCAAGTAAAAGGAAAAGGTCGCAATCACTATCAATTTTATCATAGCCCGTAA
- a CDS encoding spore gernimation protein GerPD: MLNLNVENKQLFVGDVRIIGVSSSSIFLIGDTEVISLSSMFDTPPESIIISPFVPLPAES; the protein is encoded by the coding sequence ATGCTGAATTTGAATGTCGAAAACAAACAGCTTTTCGTGGGCGATGTACGCATCATTGGGGTATCCAGTTCATCGATCTTTCTGATTGGCGATACCGAGGTCATTTCCTTGTCCTCTATGTTCGACACACCACCGGAATCCATCATTATCTCCCCCTTCGTCCCGCTTCCAGCGGAGAGCTAA
- a CDS encoding response regulator transcription factor, translating into MSRILLIEDEERIARVLQLELEHEGYEVHTRSDGRSGLNAALTESDWELILLDVMLPELSGLEVLRRIRQVNPTLPIILLTARDAVPDRVSGLDQGANDYVTKPFATIELLARIRSLLRQRSLQDQPPEQPHLLKVDDLTMDLKSRAVAREGVPIELTPTEFDLLRFLIQHQDEVMTREQIISEVWGYDFVGDTNVVDVYIRYLRQKVDKSFSSKLIQTIRGVGYLLRYEPSATDKEADDNTGASLPKDEPKPS; encoded by the coding sequence ATGAGCCGCATATTGCTGATTGAAGATGAAGAACGCATCGCCCGTGTCCTCCAACTGGAACTGGAGCATGAAGGATATGAAGTCCACACAAGATCGGATGGACGTTCCGGCCTGAATGCGGCATTGACTGAATCCGATTGGGAACTTATCCTGCTCGACGTCATGCTGCCAGAGCTCAGCGGCTTGGAAGTTCTCCGCCGCATCCGGCAAGTGAATCCAACGCTGCCGATCATTCTATTGACGGCGCGCGACGCCGTGCCTGATCGCGTAAGCGGTCTGGATCAAGGAGCGAATGACTATGTGACGAAGCCTTTCGCCACCATTGAGCTGCTGGCGCGCATCCGCAGCTTGCTTAGACAGCGAAGCCTGCAGGATCAACCGCCGGAACAGCCCCATTTGCTGAAAGTAGATGACCTGACCATGGATTTGAAAAGTCGGGCTGTCGCCCGTGAGGGTGTGCCGATTGAGCTGACGCCAACAGAGTTTGATCTTCTGCGCTTCTTGATTCAACATCAAGATGAAGTGATGACGCGCGAGCAGATCATTTCGGAGGTATGGGGCTATGATTTCGTAGGGGATACGAATGTCGTGGATGTCTATATCCGTTATCTGCGGCAGAAGGTGGACAAGTCCTTCTCCTCTAAGCTGATTCAGACGATACGAGGTGTTGGGTATTTGCTGCGATACGAGCCTTCTGCCACAGACAAAGAAGCCGATGACAACACCGGTGCCTCTCTCCCCAAAGACGAGCCCAAACCCTCATGA
- the gerPC gene encoding spore germination protein GerPC translates to MHNSITWQQWAQQLSAYIEMQKQRIDKLEQNVKKLQDDLTALKDQKRVHIDKIEYNFDQLKVEKLDGTLTIGISPSALDNIDDFTVNGSQMGKSDGMTSDQNAFGSGYMQGQGPGPGIGPMQGQGQGADKGGNRGHRQATPQEDAYGMQREISSGLEQYLQHGVQADMNNLENKYRYVLDEDYKNLIIEDIRKQLDTRVQHYINQYRGVGFSEPMEAVTTSIIDRTKQDIVSAIESYISSLPRKEG, encoded by the coding sequence ATGCATAACTCTATTACGTGGCAGCAATGGGCCCAGCAGCTCTCCGCCTATATTGAAATGCAGAAACAACGCATAGATAAGCTCGAACAAAATGTCAAAAAACTGCAAGACGATCTCACTGCCCTGAAAGATCAAAAACGTGTCCACATCGATAAAATCGAATATAATTTCGATCAGCTTAAAGTAGAAAAATTAGACGGCACCCTCACCATCGGCATCAGTCCAAGCGCGCTGGACAATATCGATGACTTCACCGTCAATGGTTCTCAGATGGGGAAAAGCGATGGCATGACTTCCGACCAGAATGCCTTTGGCTCTGGCTATATGCAGGGACAGGGGCCGGGGCCGGGTATAGGACCGATGCAGGGGCAAGGCCAAGGAGCGGATAAAGGAGGAAATCGGGGACACAGACAGGCAACTCCGCAAGAGGATGCTTATGGCATGCAGCGGGAAATATCGAGCGGACTTGAACAATACTTGCAGCATGGGGTTCAGGCCGATATGAACAACTTGGAAAATAAGTATCGCTATGTGCTGGATGAAGATTACAAAAACCTCATTATCGAAGATATTCGCAAACAACTGGACACTCGAGTCCAGCACTATATCAACCAATACCGCGGCGTGGGATTCAGTGAACCTATGGAGGCTGTTACGACCAGCATCATCGACCGCACCAAACAAGACATAGTCAGTGCCATAGAGAGCTACATATCCAGTTTACCGAGGAAAGAGGGTTAA
- a CDS encoding spore germination protein, translated as MPSIVGNVKIISVGPSSVVHFGDSFIIAPTSSSKTFAGAGSFNTGDFPRIYNAYSNTITNDSDFIDANASGIVI; from the coding sequence ATGCCATCTATCGTTGGGAATGTCAAAATTATTAGTGTGGGACCGAGCTCTGTCGTCCACTTCGGCGATTCCTTCATCATTGCACCCACCAGTTCCTCCAAAACATTTGCAGGAGCAGGCTCATTTAATACCGGTGACTTCCCACGCATCTATAATGCATATAGCAACACCATAACGAACGATTCCGACTTTATCGATGCCAACGCCAGCGGCATTGTCATCTAG
- a CDS encoding inositol monophosphatase family protein, protein MREWSTRWHKGAEELEQNEKIIAKEVAREAARKAGALAKERFGSTMNALHKDERGDLVTEVDIEADRLIVDEILAAFPSHRIYSEEAGEGGVASDWVWHVDPLDGTNNFALGIPLYGVSISLSYRGQIVLGVIHDSVMGLSYLASHKEGAWQEGIRLEAKPQGVLAKSTISWIQGHGVGKNDAAALGLRHHLEHSLKRVLRMWAPSLTWAMLARGDLHGIVLYNSEGEDLYAGMLLAQEAGVKVTDFSGHPISLLGGGGSAHCEPAEGIHVGEGIYVVAAVEEYHEELLKIVQAGIRGA, encoded by the coding sequence ATGAGAGAGTGGAGTACTAGATGGCACAAAGGGGCTGAGGAATTGGAACAGAATGAGAAGATTATAGCCAAAGAAGTTGCACGAGAGGCTGCTCGGAAAGCAGGCGCGCTTGCCAAAGAGCGCTTCGGAAGTACAATGAATGCCTTGCACAAGGACGAGCGGGGTGATTTGGTTACGGAAGTAGATATTGAGGCAGATCGTTTAATTGTAGACGAGATACTGGCTGCCTTCCCAAGTCATCGTATTTATAGTGAAGAAGCAGGAGAAGGCGGGGTTGCAAGCGATTGGGTATGGCATGTAGACCCGCTGGATGGAACGAATAATTTTGCTCTGGGGATCCCTCTTTATGGTGTTTCTATTTCACTGAGCTACCGAGGACAAATTGTGCTCGGGGTCATCCATGATTCCGTGATGGGGCTTAGTTACTTAGCCTCCCATAAGGAAGGCGCCTGGCAGGAAGGAATTCGACTTGAAGCGAAGCCGCAAGGTGTCCTTGCGAAATCGACCATCTCTTGGATTCAGGGTCATGGGGTGGGCAAGAATGACGCTGCAGCGTTAGGGCTGAGACATCATCTGGAACATTCGCTGAAAAGAGTGCTGCGTATGTGGGCTCCATCATTGACTTGGGCGATGCTGGCGCGCGGAGATTTGCACGGCATTGTGCTGTACAATTCTGAAGGTGAGGATCTGTACGCGGGCATGCTGCTGGCGCAAGAGGCCGGCGTAAAAGTGACGGATTTCTCAGGTCATCCAATCTCGCTGCTGGGTGGCGGGGGAAGCGCTCATTGCGAACCAGCGGAGGGGATTCACGTTGGAGAAGGCATATATGTAGTGGCTGCTGTAGAGGAGTATCATGAAGAGCTGCTCAAGATTGTGCAGGCAGGAATAAGAGGGGCATAG
- a CDS encoding C40 family peptidase yields the protein MKNQPTWYKKLVITALTVSIGLSAGIAGAPHQADAATASITAASRASQVISIGKNYLGRPYQFGAKAGQTRTFDCSSFTQYVFNRIGVNLPRTSKQQSHVGSYVSRSNLRTGDLVFFSIPGKPGVINHVAIYMGGGNLLHTYGAGGVRITNINSGTWSSRYMTARRVL from the coding sequence ATGAAAAATCAACCAACATGGTACAAGAAATTAGTCATAACGGCTTTGACCGTTTCTATAGGACTCTCGGCAGGAATTGCAGGTGCTCCTCATCAAGCTGATGCAGCAACCGCTTCAATTACGGCAGCTTCTCGTGCAAGTCAGGTCATTTCCATCGGTAAAAACTACCTAGGACGACCTTATCAGTTCGGAGCCAAAGCAGGTCAAACCCGAACATTTGACTGCTCATCCTTTACGCAATATGTATTTAATCGGATTGGCGTGAACTTGCCTAGGACTTCCAAGCAGCAGTCCCATGTAGGCAGCTATGTGTCCAGAAGCAACCTGCGCACTGGCGATCTCGTGTTCTTCTCCATTCCAGGCAAACCTGGCGTCATTAACCATGTCGCCATCTACATGGGCGGCGGCAACTTGCTGCACACGTATGGCGCAGGTGGTGTGCGCATCACTAATATCAACAGTGGAACTTGGTCTTCCCGTTACATGACGGCACGCCGCGTGTTATAA
- a CDS encoding spore germination protein GerPE: MVRLSIVGWMDIYGISSSSTLHVGDNINTLLQSRVFAVQREIPYFNGNEGSFAAYPFYQRPFPIPQPPEPFTMCVDNLGSFIRVGGIRILGISSTSLFQIGSNRITSAETRIKNIRQFVTDKPGPKEQTTFVKTDND, encoded by the coding sequence ATGGTTAGACTATCCATCGTTGGCTGGATGGATATCTACGGCATATCCTCTAGCAGCACACTGCATGTCGGAGATAATATCAACACGCTGCTCCAAAGCCGGGTTTTTGCCGTGCAGCGCGAAATCCCTTATTTCAATGGGAATGAAGGCAGCTTCGCGGCTTACCCTTTTTATCAAAGACCCTTCCCGATCCCGCAGCCGCCAGAGCCATTCACAATGTGTGTGGATAACTTAGGCTCCTTCATTCGTGTCGGGGGCATCCGCATTCTGGGGATTTCTTCAACCTCCCTGTTCCAGATCGGCAGCAACCGCATCACCAGCGCAGAAACCCGCATCAAAAACATCCGCCAATTCGTCACCGACAAACCAGGTCCGAAGGAACAGACCACCTTCGTCAAAACAGACAACGATTGA
- a CDS encoding sensor histidine kinase: MSLKLKITLWVSAGLMLILFFSFTFVYYMFIRVTTKGELDLLKEKAQTLLLKDLPNHPEYWQDNSQMDELLIPQEVLRYIAPDSKVIHEIYSDTKLLRYAGGYVNKETVTLKTDTDGIFIFIRMPVYKEGHQVATLEIGRSLRRLGEYSNMLISILLLTSTGALILALVGGYFYTNVLFRPLQQLVSTMQNIEKSGSFRHIDLPAKRPNDELTMLGATFNRMIDRLKDMFQKQEQFLADASHELRTPLTIIESYASLLRRWALQDDKLREEALEAIISESAQLKQLTQNLLSLTDTERENCEQGLSFDLLPIARNTAAALQVTSGREIHVACPADLNELAMTGDPYKIKQLLVIFIDNALKYSQEQVELTIRLLENQWVEIKVIDHGIGIAENELPHLFDRFYRTDKARNRKQGGVGLGLAIAQHIVQKHGGHIELQSRLGEGTTAIIQLPKTCQ; this comes from the coding sequence ATGAGCCTGAAATTGAAAATCACATTGTGGGTTAGCGCGGGGCTTATGCTGATCCTCTTCTTCAGCTTTACATTCGTTTACTACATGTTCATCCGGGTTACCACCAAGGGCGAGCTTGATTTGTTAAAAGAAAAAGCGCAAACGCTGCTGCTCAAAGATTTGCCCAACCACCCGGAGTACTGGCAAGACAATTCCCAAATGGATGAGCTGCTGATTCCCCAAGAAGTGCTGAGATACATTGCTCCAGACTCTAAAGTCATTCATGAAATTTATTCGGATACGAAGCTGTTGCGCTATGCAGGAGGTTATGTCAATAAAGAAACGGTCACCCTTAAGACAGATACCGATGGGATTTTCATCTTCATTAGGATGCCGGTTTACAAAGAAGGGCATCAGGTCGCCACTTTAGAAATTGGAAGAAGCTTGCGAAGGCTGGGCGAATACTCGAATATGCTCATCTCTATTCTACTTTTAACGTCCACAGGGGCATTGATTCTAGCTCTTGTTGGCGGCTATTTCTATACGAATGTGCTCTTTCGCCCGCTTCAGCAGCTCGTCAGCACGATGCAGAACATCGAGAAAAGCGGCTCCTTCCGGCATATCGATTTGCCAGCCAAGAGGCCCAATGACGAATTGACAATGCTTGGCGCTACGTTCAACAGGATGATTGACCGCTTGAAAGATATGTTTCAGAAGCAGGAGCAATTCCTTGCTGACGCTTCTCACGAACTGCGCACACCATTAACCATTATCGAAAGCTATGCCAGCCTGCTGCGCAGATGGGCGCTGCAAGATGATAAGCTGCGGGAGGAAGCGCTGGAAGCCATTATCTCTGAGTCGGCACAGCTGAAACAGCTCACACAGAACCTGCTCTCTCTGACAGATACCGAACGGGAAAACTGTGAACAAGGCCTCTCCTTCGATCTCCTGCCGATCGCCAGAAACACCGCGGCAGCACTGCAAGTGACTTCTGGTCGTGAGATTCATGTGGCATGCCCTGCGGATCTGAATGAGCTTGCCATGACGGGAGATCCGTATAAAATCAAACAATTGCTCGTCATTTTCATCGACAACGCCCTTAAATACAGTCAGGAGCAGGTTGAACTGACTATCCGCTTGCTGGAGAACCAATGGGTCGAAATCAAGGTGATCGATCATGGCATTGGCATCGCAGAAAACGAGTTGCCTCACCTGTTTGATCGCTTTTATCGAACCGATAAGGCAAGAAATCGCAAACAAGGCGGTGTTGGGCTCGGACTTGCCATTGCCCAGCACATTGTCCAGAAGCATGGCGGTCATATTGAGCTTCAAAGCCGCTTGGGCGAAGGGACTACAGCCATTATTCAGCTTCCAAAGACTTGTCAATAG